From the genome of Loxodonta africana isolate mLoxAfr1 chromosome 4, mLoxAfr1.hap2, whole genome shotgun sequence:
TCGGACTTCCTATGAGCAAATGCAGCTGCCCCTCTGAGGGCCCTCGGGATTGCTCCCCCACCTCCCAGCACCCAAGCTTCTCTGCTCCCACCCCAACCGGAGGAGATGTGGGAGATCCAAGGGCCCATCATGCTGTGGAAGGGCCCTATGTGAGCGATAACCCTCtcaaggcctcagtttccccttctgaaaaatggggatgGTCAACACCACTCTCCTTGCCTCATGATGAAATGAGAAAAGGGGTGAGCAAAGGCGGGGGGGGTCCAGCCTTGGCCATGGCTGCCTCCTGTCTACACAGCACTTCCTGCTACTGACCACCACCCCACCAGCCACCCACCACTCACCCCCCAGACAAAGGATAGACTGGTCTTTGTGGGAATTaagatttattgagcacctactgtataccTGGCACTGCGCACACATAAGcaaacagcaaacatttattgagcacttcctATATTCCAGACACCAAGTACGTTGTATGTGTTATCTTACTTCATCCTTTCATGACCTGTGAGGTGGGAACAGGAGGTGCAGCATATCATGTGCCCCCGTGTTCCATTCTTTCTGCCCTTTTCCTGGCCGTATGGAAAGTTCTGGACTTGTCAGACCTAACTTTTCCCCCCTCCTCAGTGCTAACTGACAGAATTCCAGCACTTAGCCTTGAAAGCTCCAGGCCATCTAGTTGGTAAAAGAGCTCTTAGCAAGATCAGAAGGAAGAAACGTTCTCTCTTCCTCCGCAACCTCAGAAAGCCCAGGACTGCCCATGCAAACGTCACTTCTAAGACAGCCGGACTTCAGGCCTTGTTGCCACATCTGACAAAGGTAACTTCTAACCTGTAAAAAGTCTCTAGTTCAAGTCAGTTGTCTTGCGTAATAATTGGTAGCACTAGTAATTAATAATCAGTGCGACATCCCTGTTTGCTAGAAGGTAGGAACACTTGGCCAAACAGGATCTGGCTGTATCTCTCCGGTCCCACATGCAAGGGGGTAAAACGAAATCGGAGGAAGTTGATTTCAGTGGGGCTTAAGAATCAGATTTCATTTCAATGACAAATGGGGCCATGCCTGGGTGGCTGAATTGAAcccagaggagaaggcaggaggagacgcCCTTGTGCTGAGCCCAGGCACAAGCTGCAAAAAGGGAGGGAAGAGGAACCTCTACTGCAGTCGCCACGAAGCTGGTTCTCTGCAGTCTGCCTCTGGCTAAAGAACGGTGCTGGAACTCTGCAGAGCCTTTGGAGAGTGAAAAATTATGGGATAGGCTTGGGGCTTGTTGTTGATGCTGTCTTACGCCTTTTTCCAGTGTCATTAGAATCTGATCCATAAAGTAACTAGAGTTTTTAGCAGATGGGTCAGTGGGGGTTCAAAGTTCCCTACACTGGAGTAAGCATTTCTACTTTGAGAGCCGCCTGATCAGGTTCAATTTTTAATCTGCTTTGGGGTGAGCAACGTTCCTTGCTCTGTGAGGGCTGAGGCCTGCCGGGTGAGTTTTCCCCAGAGCTGGAGTACAGGAGCCTCCGGGAAGGAAAAGCCCCAAACAGGACTAGCTGGACCATCCTCCCTAAGCGGGAGATGATGGAGGAGAATTCCTAGTGCAGGTGGGTAGGCAAGAGTGCGCTCTCTTTCAAATGGGTGCATCTTCCATATAAACTCCAGCCTGCTGACTTGCTCCATAATGGAATCATTCCTCCCCATGGGGAACTGAGAGAGAAGAATGAAGGACTCAGGAGGATTCTGGACCCTGGGGGGACCCAGGCTTTCTGATGCTGAAGCGAGAGCGTCTCCTCGACCACCTGCTCCTGGGGGGTTGGTGTGGCCATACCAAGGATGGCAAAGGAAAGGTGTTTCCTTTGGAAGCAGAGATGGGCTCTCAGACCTCCAGAGAACATTCAAGAACAAAAGTCAAGACTAGCAAAGTCAGTGGATTTTAAAACCAGTACCTCTTTTGAAtttagtaccagtaccagttgcccgTGAGTTGACTCAGCTCCTGGTGGtccccccacgtgtgtcagaacagaactgtgctctgtagggttttcaatggctggttttgggggaagcagtttgccagggctgtcttttgaggcatctctgggtggactcaaacctccaacttaagccaagtgcttaaaccatTTCTATCATCCAGATACTCATTTTGAATTTAAGAGACTACAAAATGCTTACACGATTCTACGTTAAGAGATCTCAGAGGCattcagggaaaaaaattaagatatcAAGCTAAAACTACTAACGTTTTAATGTGATAGCCCTTGAAGAAAAACTCTCCAGGCTCAGCTAGAACAATGCCAacagagtagatgctcaataaatagatgttgaatgaataaatgggagaaaaataaaaaagcatgGCTCTACAGCCACCTAGTCATAAATTCCGGTCTGTCACTGACACTGATGGTTgtaccaaaccggttgccatccagtcgactctgactcatggcgaccccgtatgtgtcagagcagaaccgttctccacagggttttcaatggctgattttccagaagtggattcccaggcctttcttccaaggcacctctgggtggactcaaacctccaacctctcagcagccaagcacattaaccctttATCCCACCGAGGGGCTACACAGATAGTTAGCTAGGTTTAAAAAGTCCTCTTCAGAGGACTAATGGTTTTCTACTTGGAAAAGATGCCATATAAggggaaattttttaaattatttaatagaGTTACAAAACCTTGGTTAAAAGGTAAATAATCCACTTTgaaaagagtaaaataaaatgtatggAAATAACTGTGTACAAATAATGACGTGATTTATGAAATAAGCATATTCCTGATTTCTAAGATAAACTCTTTCTCCAAAAGTTTTCccagtaagaaaaaaagaaaatttagattTGGCTTAAAGACCTTTGTGTCACCACTGAGTTATCAGCTGAAGCGAAAGGTATCCAAGTTGACATCAGACCAAAACTAGTAACCATAAAAAGGCCAAAGAAACAATTACACTCATGCTGGAGCCCACAAAGGTTGTCACCTGGATGTTAAATTAATCGAGCTTACTGGAAAAGGAAATTTGAAGAATAAGAGATAAGGTTTCTCGCGCAAGTTCAAATCTAAGAGAAACGGGCCTCCAAATAGAGGGATTCTAGTTGCAAAATATTACGTGCCCCTTTAggtaatgagtcggaatcgactagaaggcaacgggtttgctttttttttgtttgttttttagggtgATGGGAACGTTCTAACAttaaattgtggtgatggttgtccAACTTAGTAAATATACTAAAATTAATTGAATCATACATTTACAGTTTTGAGACGTCCAagcctatttctttttatctattttttgacCTATTGACCAGCCCTGATCCTTGAAAACCCCGGACCTGGAACCGCAGGGAGAGAAATCTCAGACACAACAGGAGAAAATAGCTCCCCTCCTGCAGGGCTGCAGAGAAGCAGACGCCCGTCTGGGTTGTGAACTGCCCGTGCGAGGGGTACTGCTGACCAAGGAGACTTGCCAGACCCCTGACTTCAGGCATTGTCACGGTGTGTCTGGGGAAAGTAACGTTTAAAGTCTAAAAAGGCTGCAATTCTGTCCGTTCTCTTATTTAAAACATGTGGCTCTGGCAATAAGTTTTATGCTGACATATCGGTTTTCTGAGACGGACAGAGGCCTGGGAGTTTTCTTTGCTAAAGCAGGAGAAAATCAGGAGCATCTGTATCTTCTCCCACATGCAAGGTCAAAACAAGTACGCGTGTGGTTCTGGATCAGACAAAGCATTTGGGAGTTTAACCTCATGTAAAGTAACGTACTAACGttctccccattttatagataaggaaactgaggctcaggtagGTAAAATCATTTTACCAGGTCATACAGGTTGGTGAGTGGCTTTgacccaggatttgaacccagcccGCCTGACCCTGGTCTTTACTTTAACCACTAGGCTGTTCACTTAATCCTCAAAAAAGCTAAAATGCAGAAACAGAGGCatgaagtgacttgtccaaggtcacaagtAAGTGGCAGGACAGGGATGTGAACCCTTTCTGTCTGGCAATCTAAGCCACTTAATCTTCCACCTGCCCTGCTGCCACAAGGCACCTCCTCCCCAGCCCACCTGGCCAACCCCGCCCTGGGCTCACCTGCGCTCTTGCCCGAAGAGGCGCTCCACCTCTGCTCGGCCAGGGCTGCGGGTGCGGCCCCCGCTGCTGCCCTGTGCCTGGGGCCCTGGCTCCCTCTGTGCCAGCCTCCTGGGCGGGGGCAGGTCAGCCAGCACCGTGTACTCCTCCCTTTCCAAGTTGTGCCTCATCTCCCCAGGGGGCACCGAGCCCCGAGAGCCCCCTGAGCTGCCTGGTGGAGGTGAGAGTGCCAAGAGCACTAGGTCACTGGGTGGATGACGGGGTGGGGAGGAGGCTCGAGGTGCATCCCGGTGCCCAATGCACACTTGGGGGAGCAGCATAGGGGCACCATGTAGAGAGTCAGTGGAGGGGGCCAGACTCTCCATACTGGTCCCATGGGGGTCCTGGTAGAAGAGGGAGGGCTCGGGGGCCTGGCGTGGTGGGGACGAGAAGTAGGGTGCATCTCGGTGCCCGATGCACACGGGAGTGGGAATGTGGGGGGGCTCATGCAGAGAGTCAGTGGAGGGGACTAGGCTCTCAGTGCTGGCCCTGGGGAGATCCTGGAACAAGAGTGAGGGCTCTGGGGCCTGGCGTGGTGGGGAGGAGGCCCGGGGGGCATCACGGTACCCAATACACACAAGTGGGGGGAACTGGGGAGGGTCATGCTGGGGGGACTGACTCTCAACATCTGATGTGTctgggaggaagggaaaggggtCAAGCTGGGCATGGCGGGGAGGTGAGGAAGCCCGCGGGGCATCCCGGTGGCCAATGCATACAGCAGGTGGCATATAGGGGGGGTCATGGTGAACAGAATCGCTCTCAGATGCACGGGGGTCTGGGAAGAAGGGGAAGGGGTCATGCTGCAAATATCGAGGTGGAGAAGAGGCTCGAGGGGCATCTCGGTGCCCAATGCACACAGCACATGGTGGCTGAGAGGGATCAGAAGAGGTCTGGGATGCACCACGGCTAAGGGGGTACAGAGGAGAGGAAGTCCAGGAGGCACTGTGGTGGCCTGGGCTATGGGAGGAAGAGGTGGCCTGGGATGGTAAGTTGTGCCGTGTGGGGCCAGAGGAGGACTGGGGTGGGTCACGCTTGGCTGGTCTAGTGGGAGATGAGGTCTGAGGCCTGTCACCTTGGGTTGGTCGGAGGGCAACAGATGCCCAGGGAACCTCACTTTGCTTGGAGCGAGATGGTGAAGAGGTTCGGGGGCCATCACTCTGGGTCCGCCGGAGGGGAAAGGAAGCCCAGGGGATGTCTTTGTTAGTACGATGGGGAGAGGAACTCCTAGGATTGTTCCGTCGAGTGGAGCAATGGGGAGATGACGGTCTACGATTGTCCTTTGGGGTGCAGCGTTGAGAAGAGGAGGTTCCAGGGTTGTCCCGCTTTGAGGAAGAGGAATGCGGGTTGTTTTGTGATGCAGAAGGGCAGTGAGGGTTGCCCCGTTGGAAACAAGATGATATGGGGTTATCCCTTTGGGTACAAGAGGTTTTAGGGTCATCTCGTTGGGTAAAAGAGGTTCTGAGGGTGTTCTGTTGGGTAAAAGAAGTTCTGGGGTTGTCCTGTTGGGTGGCTCGATTGGGAGAAGAGGTTCTGGGATTGTCCTGTTGGGCACAGGATGTTCTGGGATTGTCCTTTTGGGTGGTTCGGTTGGGAGAAGAGGTTCTGGTGTTGTCCTGTTGGGCACGGGCTGTTCTGGGATTGTCCCGTCGTGTGGTTCGGTTGGGAGAAGAGGTTCTGGGATTGTCCTTTTGGGCATAGGCTGTTCTGGGATTGTCCCGTCGTGTGGTTCGGTTGGGAGAAGAGGTTCTGGTGTTGTCCTGTTGGGCACAGGATGTTCTGGGATTGTCTCGTTGGGCACCAGATATTCTCGTGTTTTCCCGTTGGGTGGTTCTGCTGGGAGAGGTGGCCCTGAGATTGTCCCGTTGGGCACAAGATGTCCTGGGGTTGTCCTGTTGGGTGGTTTGGTTAGGAGAAGAGGTTCTGGGATTGTCCCGTTGGACACAAGATGTTCTGGGGTTTTCCCTTTGGGTGGTTCGGTTGGGAGAagaggttcttggattatttctttgGGCACAGGTGGTTCTGGGGTTTTCCCATTGGGTGG
Proteins encoded in this window:
- the LOC135231164 gene encoding TRIO and F-actin-binding protein-like; the protein is MMIPRRPQEGPRADSGRRSPSLLTKPPVGGDTAGQRKEDTEGPGNSGRQHWAKLRGESGYFSLDKLWSAPTQASCTVPQSGPQSATPQAFFSHRSAQRDVVQAAPTQRDNPRTSSPLRITQRDNPIASSTQQETLRASSPPRTTQRDNPRTSSTQENNSQVFSPSRTIQIDNPRTSSTQQDNPRTSPTRTPQRDNPRTSCAQRDNLRATSPSRTTQWENPRTSCAQRNNPRTSSPNRTTQRENSRTSCVQPDNPRTSSPNQTIQRDNPRTSCAQRENLRATSPNRTTQWENPRTTCAQRNNPRTSSPNRTTQRENPRTSCVQRDNPRTSSPNQTTQQDNPRTSCAQRDNLRATSPSRTTQRENTRISGAQRDNPRTSCAQQDNTRTSSPNRTTRRDNPRTAYAQKDNPRTSSPNRTTRRDNPRTARAQQDNTRTSSPNRTTQKDNPRTSCAQQDNPRTSSPNRATQQDNPRTSFTQQNTLRTSFTQRDDPKTSCTQRDNPISSCFQRGNPHCPSASQNNPHSSSSKRDNPGTSSSQRCTPKDNRRPSSPHCSTRRNNPRSSSPHRTNKDIPWASFPLRRTQSDGPRTSSPSRSKQSEVPWASVALRPTQGDRPQTSSPTRPAKRDPPQSSSGPTRHNLPSQATSSSHSPGHHSASWTSSPLYPLSRGASQTSSDPSQPPCAVCIGHRDAPRASSPPRYLQHDPFPFFPDPRASESDSVHHDPPYMPPAVCIGHRDAPRASSPPRHAQLDPFPFLPDTSDVESQSPQHDPPQFPPLVCIGYRDAPRASSPPRQAPEPSLLFQDLPRASTESLVPSTDSLHEPPHIPTPVCIGHRDAPYFSSPPRQAPEPSLFYQDPHGTSMESLAPSTDSLHGAPMLLPQVCIGHRDAPRASSPPRHPPSDLVLLALSPPPGSSGGSRGSVPPGEMRHNLEREEYTVLADLPPPRRLAQREPGPQAQGSSGGRTRSPGRAEVERLFGQERR